The Diadema setosum chromosome 1, eeDiaSeto1, whole genome shotgun sequence genome has a window encoding:
- the LOC140229905 gene encoding small ribosomal subunit protein uS11A-like has product MAPRRGKVQKQEVQVNLGPQVPEGENVFGVAHIFASFNDTFVHVTDLSGRETIARVTGGMKVKADRDEASPYAAMLAAQDVAVRCKELGITALHIKLRATGGNKTKTPGPGAQSALRALACSGMKIGRIEDVTPIPSDSTRRKGGRRGRRL; this is encoded by the coding sequence ATGGCTCCCCGCAGAGGCAAGGTACAGAAGCAAGAGGTGCAGGTCAACCTTGGCCCGCAGGTCCCAGAGGGTGAAAACGTCTTTGGCGTGGCTCACATCTTCGCCTCTTTCAACGACACGTTTGTCCATGTCACTGATTTGTCTGGCAGGGAAACTATCGCCAGGGTGACCGGAGGCATGAAGGTAAAGGCCGACCGTGACGAAGCCTCCCCGTACGCTGCCATGTTGGCTGCCCAGGATGTTGCGGTGCGCTGCAAGGAGCTCGGCATCACTGCCCTGCACATCAAGCTCAGGGCCACTGGAGGAAACAAGACTAAGACCCCTGGACCTGGTGCCCAATCTGCTCTGCGTGCTCTTGCCTGCTCCGGCATGAAGATCGGCCGCATCGAGGACGTCACCCCAATCCCATCGGACAGCACTCGCAGAAAGGGAGGACGACGCGGTCGCCGTCTGTAG